The sequence ATCTCCTTTACAGTTTCAGCATTTATCCGGGGATCGAACCGGTATTTGGCAAGGATATCACCCGGTGCCAGATCTATAAAAAGAAAGGTAATGAATGACATGAGCAGAAGCTGAGGAATAGAGACCAGCGCCCGCCTTAAAAGTTCATCTCTCATAAAAGTGACTTTATCCCCTGGTTAATCTCCGATATAGATGTATTCCAGGTTATGAAGCAGTCCTCCGTTAAGGGAGGGATTCAGGTTTTTAAATTTGTTTGAAATGCAGTAGATCCGTTCGGGAAGAACCGTGTAGATCAGCGGGAGCTGATCGGAAATGATCTGCTGCCACTCATCATAGATGACCTTACGCTTTGAAACATCAAGCTCTTTCACTCCCACGTCAAAAAGGCTGTCAACCCTTCTCTCCCATTCGGTAGCCGGTTTCTTCTGACGAGGATACCACATGTGAAGAGTACCAGAAGAATGCCAGACATTTCTCCCGAAATGCGGCTCGACACCTCCGGTCAATCCGAGCAGAATGGCATCCCATTCATAAGGAGGATTGCTGACTTTCTGAATCAGGCTGTTGAACTCAAGCTGCTGATAATGGATCTTCATTCCCAGAGCCTCGAGATCCTTTCGAATAATTTCAGAAATCCTTGCTCTGACAACATTTCCGCTGTTGGTTACAAACGAGAATTCTACAGTGTTACCGTCCTTGTCCTCAAGGTAACCATCCCCGTTTTTGTCGCTGAAACCCTCCATTGCCAGAATCTCTTTTGCTTTCTTCAGATCATAGGGATACTGGGTTGTTTTATCACTGAAGAAATAACCCTCGGATGGAGTCATGGGAGACCACTGTGGATACCCAAGGCCGTTCATTACTATACGGATCATATTCTGTTTATCCAGTGCATGGGCAACAGCTTTCCTGAAATTTACATTAGTAAACCAGGAGAGTTTGACTTTATCGACATACTGTTTTCCGGTCGCAGGGTCTCTGTCGAGAATCTGGTTGAAGAAAAGAAAATTACTCCCTGTAGCCGGACCCAGACGGTAAACAGTGTAGGAACCACTCTTCTCATCCTTTTTAAGACCAGGGAAATCCTCGCCCTTGGCAGCCAGATAATCGACTTCACCGCGTTTGAACTGAAGAAGCTCGGCATTCTGGTCCGCAACAATGGTATACACTACCCTGTCAAGATAGGGGAGCCGGTTTCCGGCACTATCGGTTCTCCAGTACAACGGATTACGTTTGAATACCACTTTCTGCGATGAAATATATGAATCGAGAAGAAACGGCCCTGTACCTACGATTGATGACGGAGGTGTCTGTATACTGAGAGCAGTGTTGAATTTGCCGGATTTTACGACTTGAAAAAAATTATGTTTTGGCAGAATCTGTTGGGACATGGTCCTGAGAAACGGCGCATAGGGAAAAGGGAGAGTGAATTTGACATTTGAACTGTCAAGAGCCTTAACCATGATCTTTTTTCCATCAACAAGAAAAATATCACGTGAGGAATTGGGATTGATTGCCGGATTAAAAATAAGATCGTTAAAAGTAAACTCGACATCATAAGCGCTGAACGGCACACTGTCTGACCAGAGCACTCCCGGTCTTATATGAAAAGTCCACTCAAGCCCGTCATCTGAAACCTGCCATGTATCTGCAAGATTAGGTTCCGGAAGAAGAGTTACTCCGTTAGCCCTTACAAGCCCTTCAAAAAGAAACTCGGTAAATTCAGATGTGGTGTTTTCAGTTGATGTTATAGGATTGAAGGATTTGGGATCAGAGAATGAGGAGAGAACGATTTGACCGCCCTTTTTTCCAATTGCAGGTACAAATTTTTCTGCTTTTTCCTGTAGCTCCTCGTAATTAACTCCAGAGGAAACATCAACAATTTGAATTTTGTTTTCGGGGGCACCTTTCTGGCAACCTGAAAGGATGATAATCTGAAACAGAAAAAGGGCCAATGATAAAAAGATTCTCATAGATCTGCTCCCCGGGAGTTGAACAGTTGTTACTCCCTCCTTAAAAATGATCAATTTTTATCCAAGAAAAAAATACCTCTTAGCACCGTCTCTGTACACAGAGTAGAGGATTACAACAGAGCGCAGTGTGTAAATATGCCTACTTTTCCAAAGCTGCAAGCGCCAGTTCAGCTTTTCCAAAAGGAGCACTTACCTGAAAGCCGTTCACCCGTGAGCTGATGGCCTGGATAATCTCTCTGGCTATCTCTGTTCCCATCTTTGCACCATCTTCCCTGGTTGTACACTTTTTAAGCCGCTCAAGAATAGAAGGTGTCACAACAACCCCGGGAACCTCATTGTTCATGAATTCAGCGTTTTTAAAACTTGTAAGAGGCCACACTCCGGCAACTATGGGAATCTGTCTGATCCCTTGAATTCTGTCAAGAAAGCGGAAAAGTGCGTCAACGTCGAAAACCGGTTGAGTAATCACAAACTCCGCCCCGGCATCCACCTTTTGTCTGTAACGCTCCAGCTCCCTGTCAGGATCGACAGCACAGGGGTTTGCCCCAACACCGATAAAAATGCTGGTAGGAGGATTGACAGGATTGCCACCGATATCCTGTCCGTGATTCATGTTTGTGACTGCCTGAGTAAGTCCGATCGAATCGACATCAAAAACACCTGTGGCATCAGGATAATCTCCCAGTTTGGGCGGATCACCAGTTATAATCAGAAGATTTCTGATTCCTGCAGCATAGGCACCAAGTAAATCAGCCTGCATTCCAATAAGATTGCGGTCTCTGCAGCAATAATGAAGAATCGGTTCAATATTGACTTCCCGCAGCATCGCTATAGCCGTGATCATCGGTGAAACACGGGTACTTGCCCGCGGCCCGTCAGGAATATTGATTGCGTCAACCCCTTTGGCAGCACACATCCTTGCCTTTTCAAGCACACCGCTCATGTCAATGGAACGGGGTGGAAGGAGTTCAACAGAAGTAACTTTCTGTCCGGAAAGCAGCTTTTTAGCGAATTGGGATTTCTCTATCGGTTCAGTCACCTTCACCTGAACCGTGTCTTCACGATGAGTTTTCACCTGAATATGCTTTTTAACCCCGCTCATCGTTTTAACCGCCCTGCTCATTATCTTTATATGAGCGGCAGTCGTCCCACAACATCCACCTACTCCTCTTGCACCAAGCTCAATGAACCGCATGGCATAGGTAGTAAAATATTCAGGGCTGGTCAGATAAAGCATGCGCCCGTTTACATCCTTTGGCATTCCTGCGTTGGGCATGACAACAAAGGGTTTATTAGATCTGGAAATGACACTCTCAAGGGTGCTGAATGCACCTGCCGGCCCTGTTCCGCAGTTTATTCCGATAGCCTGAACTCTGCTGTGCTGTTCAAGAGAGTCCACAATGACTTCTGCAGGTGTACCGGTCAGGGTAAGACCCTCATCAGTAACAGTAAATGAGGCGATAAGAGGAACATCAAAACCCCCCGCAGCCTTCAGTGCCAGGTTTAACTCATCGAGCTTTGAAAAAGTCTCCAGTATTATTCCGTCAACACCTGCATTTACAAGAGAGGTGATCTGCTCTCTGAAGGCATTCTCGACTTCACTTATACTGGATGGCTGTAATGTTTCAGATGCACGGGTGCAGGGGCCCACAGAACCGATAACATAATTTTCCTCACCAGCAACACTCCTGGCTATTTTGACTGCGGCAGTATTGATTTCATCTACTTTAGCAGCGAGACCAAAAGCTGCCAGTTTGATACGGTTTGCCCCGAATGTATTAGTTTCAATCACATCCGCTCCAGCTTCCACATACTCACTATGGATCTTCTGGATCAATTTGCTGTTCGACAAATTGAGTTCATCAAAACAGGTGTTGATAAAAACTCCGCGATCGTATATTGTCGTACCCATGGCTCCATCGAAAATAAGCGGGGTCGCGGTCATTCTGGAAATAAGATCAACCAATTTGCAATCCTTTGTTAAAACGGAATACGTACAGACTTACTTAAAATACCATTTTTTTTGAATGCAGGGGCACCTTTTACCCGGACCTTAGGATTATCTCCCTTTTCCCGGGCTCCAGATCAGCCTGATGCTGTCGAGATCAACGGAGGCATTGGAAACAGCTTCGTAAAGCCGGATCAGTTCTTCTGAAGCCATCTCGATTTCATCCTGTGACACAGATCCATTTGTTTTCCTCAAGGATTCAAGACGCTCCACTTCAGCTCCGAGAACCCTTTTTACATTCTCAAGTGCCTTTTCAATTATAGTTTTACTCTTTTCCTCCGCTAATTTTCTTGAATACTCAAGCATTGAAGGAATAAGTGTCTGCCTGATTTCCGCTTTGTGTATAAGGTGAAATGAAGGAAGATCATCAAGAGATTTATACCAGTTTTCTCCCAGCAGATCTGTACGTTCCTGATACTTATTATCAACCATCACACGAATGACAGCCGGAGGAAGAAACCGGCTTACAAAGAGTGATTGAGATGCTATACAATTGATGGTAAAAACACATTCCAGAAAAAGTCCTGGGTTTGGATCATTTTTGTTTACCGCATAACAGGCATTTCCCGATTCGGAACCTATAAGCAGATCGATTCCCCCCGTGACAGCAGGATGATCTATTGTCAGGAATTCATAATCCTCCCTGCCAAGCGCCTTCTCTCTGTTAAATGTAACAATTGACCTTGCGGAAGAAAGCCCCGGAAACGATTCATCAAGCTGTGACTCAGAGAGAAGCCTCCAGGTATCTTCCTGAAACTCCTCCACCAGTATGCCTCTTACCTTGAAAAGCCTCTTCATCAGAGATTTCAGATTCTGATCCTTGTCAAGCGACTTTATTGCATTTACCAGCCTCGAGGCCTCCCAGGGCCGAAAAGAGTGCTGCTCAAGAAGCCGGTCTCTCCCTTCACTGAGCCTGAGGGAAATTTCCTCAACAGTTTTCCGGGTATGGATAATCAGATTCTCCATACCTTCGAAATTCCTGAAGCGGTTTTCATTAATGATGGAACTTATTTCCCTGTAGTACTGCTCAAATGTTTCCTGAGCGGCAGGAACCGTATTCATAAATATACCCAGTCCCCTATGAAACCATTGCGCAAGAAACTCATCAGGTGTTTCTTTAATAACCGGCAGATGAATAAAGATTTTGTTTTTCTGCCCGATCCTGTCGAGCCGGCCGATCCTCTGTTCCACAAGTTCAGGGCTGAAGGGAAGATCAAAGAGAACCAGATGATGAGAGAATTGAAAATTCCTTCCCTCACTGCCAATTTCTGAACAGATAAGAATTCTTGCCCCATCCTCCTCAGAAAACCAGGCGGCATTTCTATCCCTTTGCAGAAGAGTAAGACCCTCATGAAAGAGGGCAACATTGACTTTTATAAGCCTGAGCAGCTCTTCCTGAATCCCGGCAGCAATGTGCTTACTTCTGCAAATTACCAGTATCTTTTCCTCACCTGTTGTTCTCAGCAGGTCCGCTATATAGCCTATCCTGGGATCATTGCGAGAGATTTTCCTGGAACCTCTTCGCAGAAGATCCTCAAAAAAAGTCTCAGAAACATTTTTCTTTACAATCTCATCGGCCTCCAGCTCTGTGATCACCACTTCACGCTCAGGAAAACCACCTATCGCCGCACGAGTATTCCGGAAAAGTACACGGCCGATCCCAAGACGGTCGATAATCTTTGCAACAAGCTCCCTGCGGTCTTCAGATGAAAGGCTCTGTAAATCCTTTAGAGATAATCCTGGTAATGAAAGGAGTTCTTTCAAGTAAGTTATCTCTTCTTCCCCTAAAGGTTTACCATCAAGAATTCGACCGGTAATCTCAGCCGCTTCTTTGTGACGACTGGTTTCCCTGCAAAAAACCTGGAAATCGGAATATCGAGATTT is a genomic window of Fibrobacter sp. containing:
- a CDS encoding ABC transporter substrate-binding protein produces the protein MRIFLSLALFLFQIIILSGCQKGAPENKIQIVDVSSGVNYEELQEKAEKFVPAIGKKGGQIVLSSFSDPKSFNPITSTENTTSEFTEFLFEGLVRANGVTLLPEPNLADTWQVSDDGLEWTFHIRPGVLWSDSVPFSAYDVEFTFNDLIFNPAINPNSSRDIFLVDGKKIMVKALDSSNVKFTLPFPYAPFLRTMSQQILPKHNFFQVVKSGKFNTALSIQTPPSSIVGTGPFLLDSYISSQKVVFKRNPLYWRTDSAGNRLPYLDRVVYTIVADQNAELLQFKRGEVDYLAAKGEDFPGLKKDEKSGSYTVYRLGPATGSNFLFFNQILDRDPATGKQYVDKVKLSWFTNVNFRKAVAHALDKQNMIRIVMNGLGYPQWSPMTPSEGYFFSDKTTQYPYDLKKAKEILAMEGFSDKNGDGYLEDKDGNTVEFSFVTNSGNVVRARISEIIRKDLEALGMKIHYQQLEFNSLIQKVSNPPYEWDAILLGLTGGVEPHFGRNVWHSSGTLHMWYPRQKKPATEWERRVDSLFDVGVKELDVSKRKVIYDEWQQIISDQLPLIYTVLPERIYCISNKFKNLNPSLNGGLLHNLEYIYIGD
- a CDS encoding bifunctional homocysteine S-methyltransferase/methylenetetrahydrofolate reductase, with product MTATPLIFDGAMGTTIYDRGVFINTCFDELNLSNSKLIQKIHSEYVEAGADVIETNTFGANRIKLAAFGLAAKVDEINTAAVKIARSVAGEENYVIGSVGPCTRASETLQPSSISEVENAFREQITSLVNAGVDGIILETFSKLDELNLALKAAGGFDVPLIASFTVTDEGLTLTGTPAEVIVDSLEQHSRVQAIGINCGTGPAGAFSTLESVISRSNKPFVVMPNAGMPKDVNGRMLYLTSPEYFTTYAMRFIELGARGVGGCCGTTAAHIKIMSRAVKTMSGVKKHIQVKTHREDTVQVKVTEPIEKSQFAKKLLSGQKVTSVELLPPRSIDMSGVLEKARMCAAKGVDAINIPDGPRASTRVSPMITAIAMLREVNIEPILHYCCRDRNLIGMQADLLGAYAAGIRNLLIITGDPPKLGDYPDATGVFDVDSIGLTQAVTNMNHGQDIGGNPVNPPTSIFIGVGANPCAVDPDRELERYRQKVDAGAEFVITQPVFDVDALFRFLDRIQGIRQIPIVAGVWPLTSFKNAEFMNNEVPGVVVTPSILERLKKCTTREDGAKMGTEIAREIIQAISSRVNGFQVSAPFGKAELALAALEK
- the rapA gene encoding RNA polymerase-associated protein RapA — encoded protein: MIQKGKSRNLFAAGQRWISEMEPDLGLGVVESVDFKRVTISFHDGATRRVYSKETAPLRRIIFKPGDTIRCADGRSCTVKSVESSENVVVYSTDCGLVSETQLSGSNIISAPLDRLLAGHPDSNQDFRLRSDILDLRFSISSSPVRGFAGGRIELVPHQLYIAHEVSSRFIRKVMLADEVGLGKTIEACLILHRLIISGRISQVLIVVPEPMINVWFVELLRKFNLLFSIINPGTEGGEESFSNVSLALTGLNTIVYNQDLLASAVSINWDLLIVDEAHHLVQGTLQFSAIEALSSKSGDVFLLTATPLHFGERNHFERLRLLDKSRYSDFQVFCRETSRHKEAAEITGRILDGKPLGEEEITYLKELLSLPGLSLKDLQSLSSEDRRELVAKIIDRLGIGRVLFRNTRAAIGGFPEREVVITELEADEIVKKNVSETFFEDLLRRGSRKISRNDPRIGYIADLLRTTGEEKILVICRSKHIAAGIQEELLRLIKVNVALFHEGLTLLQRDRNAAWFSEEDGARILICSEIGSEGRNFQFSHHLVLFDLPFSPELVEQRIGRLDRIGQKNKIFIHLPVIKETPDEFLAQWFHRGLGIFMNTVPAAQETFEQYYREISSIINENRFRNFEGMENLIIHTRKTVEEISLRLSEGRDRLLEQHSFRPWEASRLVNAIKSLDKDQNLKSLMKRLFKVRGILVEEFQEDTWRLLSESQLDESFPGLSSARSIVTFNREKALGREDYEFLTIDHPAVTGGIDLLIGSESGNACYAVNKNDPNPGLFLECVFTINCIASQSLFVSRFLPPAVIRVMVDNKYQERTDLLGENWYKSLDDLPSFHLIHKAEIRQTLIPSMLEYSRKLAEEKSKTIIEKALENVKRVLGAEVERLESLRKTNGSVSQDEIEMASEELIRLYEAVSNASVDLDSIRLIWSPGKGR